One Nycticebus coucang isolate mNycCou1 chromosome 7, mNycCou1.pri, whole genome shotgun sequence genomic window, GGAGGACATAATACcaattttacataaaaacatttcagaaaaaaacaagaataaaataataagggAATATAGCCTAACTTATTTTATAAAGTCAGCATCCTAATACCAAAACCTTAAAAtacattacagaaataaaaacactataGACTCATTTATCTCATcagtataaatgttaaaattcttaataaactGATAGCAAATGAAAGCAACCAAtatatgaagagaaaaatgtattgaaaaagtggatttatcccaggaatgcaaactTAGTTTTAACATTAAAACTTTagtgtttaaatattttctaaaaactaacagaaaacaaaaacaatcaataCTAGAATAAGAGAGaataaactattattttaagagatgcataaaaagcatttgtcTAAATGTGAATCGAATAATTGATTTccaataaaaactcagaaataagaaacagAAGGATACTTTCTCATCTGAAACCCTGGCATCTCCCAAAAGTTAGAGTCAATACTCTCATTAACATTTTTCTCTATCACTGAGAACAAGGTAAACATGTCTGCTCTCATGACTTCTATTGAGTATTGTATTAGcaattttaacaaatgcaataaagCAAGAACGTAATAAATCTTACAAAGTTGTAAAGTACAGCAAGAAAGACTAAAACCATTTGTACTGGTAGATGATGAATTTaggtataattttaataaaagatgAGCAAATCTTCTTCACTTAAAACTACTGAATATCACTGAAAGAAATTTAACAGGCCTCAGTAAATGCAAAGATATACTATATTCATGCATTGTATTCAGAGTGTTGTTAACATGGTAATTTCCCccaaatgtatatgtatgtgtgtgtgtttgtgtctgtatTTTTCCCAACGCAATTCCAAAAAAATTgccacagacttttaaaaatacatgtacatgGATAAgatgatcctaaaatttatatagaaattaaaatgaccaaaaagaataaaattggtgGATACACACTACATATACTACATTGTATTTGTTATTCGCAAAAGGCtaaacataaatattaacaaaacaaaaaaaggaatccagaaataaaccccaCACATATTCAGCCAATTGATTTTCAATCAATACCCCCAAATAATTCAAtggggaaataaaatttaaaaaaattgttgctgGGATAGTATGAGAAaaaatggtcatttacctttattACATCATGTACTAAAAAACTTAACAAGGTAGGGATTATTGATCTAAACATCAAaaggtaaaattatattttaaggaagaaattggAGAGAAATCTTTGTGATCTTGATGTATGTAAAGATTTcctagataagaaaaaaaaatgtatatgtaccataaaagaaaagaaagataaattggatttcatcaaaatttaaaacctttGCTCTTTGAAGGACActttcagcaaaacaaaaaagtaagccacataatggaataaaataagTATATCCAAAATACACACATTATTCTTACAAGTCAATAATAAGAAGACCAGAAGCCTAATAAAAGTAGACAAAAAATTTGAATAGACACACTTTAGGAAAGATATACAAATAACCAATCTGTACATTGGAGAAGATTCTGAATACCTTATTTgggaaaacacattttaaacCACAGTGAGGTGCTATGCCATAGCCTAATcaatcatgtcatctgaaaatagctataattttgtttctctttattattttgcctttcaTTTCTTATCCTTTATTacaatgactaaaattaaaaagctagaaAATATCATGTTGGTAaaattgtgaaagaaatggaACTCTCACATATCACTGGTAAGGCCATGTAATGGTGCAACCACTTTAGAAATCTGGACATTTCCTAAAATTTTGGATACTCACCTACTATAAGATTAATCCATTCCACTCTATGACATTtacctaagagaaaaaaatttttgttcaCAGATTTATCTAAAAACACCAATAGTATCTGAAGTCACAGAATCTCACACAACCATAATTCCTATCACTACAAGAATGGAtaagtaaattttgttttatgcatAGTAAAATAatacatctcaaaaaataaaacagaataaccACTGAAAAACCTACTAATACAAACAATGCAtcagatgaatctcaaaatgcTGTGTGAAAAAAATTCATacacaaaagaatatatactatTTGGCTTTGTAAATGTAAAATTCTACAGAGGGCAAACCGATCCACAGTACCAAAAACCAGAACAAGAGTTTCTGGGGCCAGGGAGGAAGGAATGATGAAACATAGAGGGGGCATCAGGAATATTTTGACTTATTTATGATGGTGGTTTTCTGTGGATACACATAGGTTGAAACTCATGAAAGGCTTACTTGAGAGAAGCAATGACCTTCCATTGAGGAAAATGTTAAGCTGAAGCAACCTTGCAGAGGAGCAAGGAGAACAAATATCCTGATCTCACTCTTCTTTTGTCTTGCCAGGCAGGACTGTGAGCGCCTGAACTTACAGGAAATCAAGGGCTCGAGCAGCCCTGTTGGTGTTGTCCATACAGAGTTAGTCTCTCACAGCAGAAACGAAGTTAGAGAGGGTGTAGGGTGGGATTGAAGAGGCAGTGGAAGGAACTAATACCGACATTCAGAGGAGATTTTAAGgttttttcgtttttgtttttctttttttattgttggggattcattgagggtacagtaagccaggttacactgattgcatttgttaggtaaagtccctcttgcaatcatgtcttgcccccagaaggtgtggcactcACCAAGGCCCCATTGCAATAttcttttgcaaatattctttatggcattcttccattttctctatGAAAAAATTTTCTCTTGTGAACATTTTCTCTTGTGAACAAATTCACATAAACCATGGTTTCTCCTAAGATAATGCTCTTCAAactcctctttattttatttttttaaaggaaaccctaatgacaaaggaaaagaatatttaatcCCAAGAAAAATCTTAGAGCATAATTTGAAATTTACAGTTTGCATGAAATGTCTTCTaagtttctttctgtttgtttcagCTAAATAATTAATGAGAATTTTGAGTTGCACTGCATAGAGTATTTGTTTGATCTTACATACAAATTacttacaaaaaggaaaaattagcatTTTGTGAAGAGACGAAGACAGAGCGGTTGCAGCCGCGTTGTCGACCTCGAGCAGTACTCGGCTTCTTCACGTAGAATCCGGGAGTAGGAGACTCAGAATCgaatctcttctccctcccccctcctgttATTTCGCTTTGTGAAGAACCTTATCATCAAACGCAATGGCTAGCAATGTTACCAATAAGACAGACCCTCGCTCCATGCACTCCCATGTATTCATTGGGAATCTCAACACTCTTGTGGTGAAGAAGTCTGATGTGGAAGCAATTTTCTCGAAGTATGGCAAAATTGTGGGCTGCTCTGTTCACAAGGGCTTTGCCTTTGTTCAGTATGTTAATGAGAGAAATGCCCGGGCTGCTGTAGCAGGAGAGGATGGCAGAATGATTGCTGGCCAAGTTTTAGATATTAATCTGGCTGCAGAACCTAAAGTGAATCGAGGAAAAGCAGGTGTGAAACGATCTGCAGCGGAGATGTACGGCTCCTCTTTTGACTTGGACTATGACTTTCAACGGGATTATTATGACAGGATGTACAGTTACCCAGCCcgtgttcctcctcctcctcctattgCTCGGGCTGTGGTGCCCTCAAAACGCCAGCGTGTATCAGGAAACACCTCACGAAGGGGGAAAAGTGGCTTCAATTCTAAGAGTGGACAGCGAGGTTCTTCTTCCAAGTCTGGAAAGTTGAAAGGAGATGACCTTCAGGCCATTAAGAAGGAGTTGACccagataaaacaaaaagtggATTCTTTACTGGAAAAcctggaaaaaattgaaaaggagcaGAGCAAACAAGCAGCAGTAGAGCTGAAGAATGATAAATCAgaagaggagcagagcagcagctccCTGAAGAAAGATGAGACTAATGTGAAGATGGAGTCTGAGGGGGGTGCTGATGACTCTTCTGAGGAGGGTGACCTCctagatgatgatgataatgaagaTCGGGGAGAAGACCAGCTGGAGCTGATCAAGGATGATGAAAAAGAGCCTGAGGAAGGAGAGGATGACAGAGACAGCGCCAATGGCGAGGATGACTCTTAAGCACATAGTGGGGTTTAGAAATCTTATCCCATTATTTCTTTACCTAGGCGCTTGTGTAGATCAAAATTCTCACCAGATCCTCTCCCCCTAGTATCTTCACCACATGCTCACTGTTGTCCCTATCCTGTCCTTCCCATGTTCATTAATTCATATTGCCCTGCGCCTAGTCCCATTTTCACTTCCTTTGATGCTCCTAGTAGTTTTGTTAAGTCTTACCCTgtaatgttttgcttttaattttgatacctctttatgacttaacaataaaaaggatGTATGGTTTTTATCAGCTGTCTCCAAAATAATCTCTTGTCATGCAGGGAGTACAGTTCTTTCCATTCATACATGAGTTCAGTAGTTGCTTCCCTAACTGCAAAGGCAATCTCATTTAGTTCAAGTAGCACCTAAGAGCAGCTTTGAGTTAGAAGTATGTGTTATACCCCATGTAAGAGTGCTAATGTGGGGCAATTCAACACAAATGTAACAATGTATTTTTGTGAATGAGAGTTGGCATGTCAAATGCATCCTCTAGAAAAATAGTGTAATAGTCTTAAGATTTGTTTTCTAAAGTTGATACTGTGGGTTATTTTTGTGAACAGCCTGATGTTTGGGaacttttttcctcaaaataagtCCTTATTAAACCaggaatttggagaaaaaaaaaaaaaaggaaaaattaaacttaaaaatattctatttttttgaaatagtttttcaGACCTATCAATTTCCAGTAATTGGGAAAAATAAgatcatagatttttttctaaatctataaaatattaagagccataaatatttaaatcttcACATTCTATGTAGCTATAATTTCCTCCACTGCTTTCCAGTAGAACTCCCTTCAGTGGGACACCACTATTCCTTAGATGGTATCTCTTGTTAAATAAGACATAGTAGGCACTGCATTCTACTCTTAGAGACTTGCAATCCAACTTCAAATAGTGGAAACTGAAATCCTGCAATTAAAAatgtgccttttaaaaaaataaccacaCTTTTTTCAAACTTATTTAACTGTAGAATTCTTTTCTGCAAAACACTTATTTATCTCTCAAGGAGCACTAAATATAGATGATAAACATTGCTCTAACCTAAGGAAACATAAATAATAACATGAGAGCTTATGAAATGAAGATTGGCTTGTTTCCTAACACCTCTGGTgagcctcttcctctctgttCCCACAGTTCTTTGTGTCTCCTTCATAAATACCCCTCCTTGTATCTGCTGGTGCTTGACATGCAGAAAGCTTTTAATAACCATATATTGAACCTGAATCACATTAAGGTcattagttaatttttattttcagctggacacccgtagctcagtggtaagggcgccagtcacatgcactggggctagtgggtttgaacctggccaaggcctgctaaacaacaatgacaacaacaacaacaaaatagctgggtattgtggcagatgcctgtagctacttggaaggccgaggcaagagaattgcttaagcctgagagtttaaggttgttgtgagctgtgacgccatggcactctaccaaggatgacatagtgagaatctgtctcaaaaaaaaaaaaaaaatagtaataatttttattttcttttaagttcctCCCAGCAACTTTTAGACTAGAGACCATTATATACTAATTAAATGAGtgcataaacataaatatttctatttgatATTAGAATTTGGAAAACAGTGAgatgatgataaaaataaaaataatgttgctTTGTAGGTTGATGTATGGAATTCCTGGGGGGAATTCTTGGGGATGAAAATGATTCATTTTGATCAAAGCAATTGGTCAGATACTCATTGCGAAATGTATGTGGAGATTATTTTGTATTATGCACGGATCTTACCTATAATGATAGTAAATATATAGATCAAATTACAGACAATGTTTCAGGTCATGCAGTGACATCTAGTGTGTGTAAGAGACAGTGTATTTGATTCACATGTTCACCTGACTCTCAaaagataaaattgttttttctagtttttttaatttttagtcttAAAGTTGTAAAGCAAAGGGATTCATCCTGTTGCTTATATTACGATCTATCAATGCatagaacataaagaaaaaaccTAGACAAAATGTTTAAAGTAATTTTGTAAATAAGTTGACTATGAGTAACCAGAACTTCTTGTTCAAACTATTATTATAGATGGTTATTTAGTTGCTCCTTTATAAATAGGAGGTATCAAATTCTAGCATTCAACAtttaagttgtgtgtgtgtgcgtgtgtgtgtgtgtgtgtgtgtgtgtgtagtcttgGTTGAGGCAAGAAAGTGCCCAACTCTAACAGGTCACTAATTATTAAACTAGTTTCTTCTTCTCCTAGGGTTACAAAATGCAAAGCTTTGGCCACTAAGAGACTCACAAACCTGACTCTGGCAAAGGGCCTTTTATTTTTGGCTCAGGGAATTATAAAGTTTTTTCTAGAAGAATTCTAGCTTTATTTCCTTAATTGAGGGTGGGAAGTCTGcttatcatttaaaatgtttagctTATAGAACCTAATTTGCTTTTAACtgtacttatttttaatattacataagtttttacttcattttaccCCATACTATGtagtttgatttcatttatttgctaaatattttgGTAGTGATACCAGGACTTGTCTTGTAGAAGCTGTAGGATCTCAGAGAATTTTGGAAAGAGACATAGAATATTTAAATGTAGCCATAAAATGTTCCAGACTAAGAGTGACTCGAAGAATGCAAATCTTACTGTGATTTATTTTAAGCCACAGTATTAAACAATTATCTTTTTCAGTCTCACCCCACCCAAATCAAAGGGGCAATCCTAACAAAAGTGGCAAGGATAAACAGGTAAACTTAGCAGACACAAGGTTTCTGAGGCATATGTTATTTCCAAATGTCTTGTTTTGTTCCACCACACCACTTTTTATTTACAATAATTTCACATAGGCCATCACCAGAATCTTTAGCTTCTCAAGCTGCAGTCATTTATTCAGAAACTGATTACTGACTGTCTAGAACATGTGAGGAGCCATTCCATGCTTTGGCAAAAACCCTGTGCTTAGGGAGCTTGTATTCCTTCTGAGAAGACTGAAAACATGTACATACAGCAAATATGGGTAATTGGGAGGTGTACTGAGAAAGTACTATTTTATATGGGGTAGTCAGGAAAGACCTTGTTGAAGAGCTGACGTTTGGGTGAATCAGGGAAGATAttagaaagcagaatgttccaGGCAGATGCATCCCAGACAAAGGCAGGAGTGCCTCTGGCATGCTGTAGCAACGGTGCAATGCCTGATgcacttggggggggggggggtgacaaGTTCAGGTAAGTAGCAGAAGTCATAAAGAGGGGTTAGGTGATTTATTCCATTGGAAAGTTCTGAGCAATGAAGTGGCAGGAtctaaatttctaaattatattataaaaggatcactctggctgctgtcaTTTGTCAGCAGCAGGAGAGTCAGAAGACGAATTATGTGCCACAATAACAGTGTAATGAAAGAAGACAAGGGCTCCAATCAGACTGTGACATTGAAAGTGGTGAGAAAAGTATACAGattctggttttgttttgaaaGAATTGATTGACAGTTTGGATGGGCGATATAAGAATAAAGGCAACATAAACGATGACTCCAAGGTAATCACAGTGACCTCCAGAAGGGTCCAAGTAGCTGGAAGGACAATTGCTAGTTACCGAAAAGGGGATGATGCAGTGGAGACAGTTTTGGGGGTAAGATTTAGAGTTCATCTTTGGACGTGTTAACTTGgacaaatatacatttaaatacaGATGGCAGTAGGAAGTCACACCTATAAAATTTCAGGGTTCAGGAGAAACGGTTAGGCTGAACATGTAAAGTTAGCAGACACAAGACATTGATGGTATTTGAAACCAGGAGAGGGGATGAGATCACTTAGAATGTGCAGATGGAGCAGACTCAGGTGTGAGATGAAGCCCTGGGTGCGCCAGTGTTCCTGGGAGCCCTGAGGGCGTGTTAGAAGCACCTGGGGATCTTTAACAAAATTGCTCAAACCTGTCGTCTCACCCCCAGAGACCCTGATTAATTACTCTGGGTGAAGCCTGGgcataaaagtattttaaaacctTACCGGACAATTCTTACATGTACTCAGAATTGAGTCACACTGGAGTGAAAGCAAGAAGGATTAGGACATGTCAGCAAAGGAGATACAGAGAGTGTGGTCTATGAACTAAGAAGCAAACAAGAGAGGTTTGGCGCTCATAgtgtgccacccacatacaccaaagttggtggttttgaacccagcccgggcctgctaagcaacatgacaactgcaacaaaaaatagctgggtgttgtggtgggtgcctgtaatcccagctacttgggaggctgcagcaagggaatctcttgagcccaagagtttgaggttgctgtgagctgtgatgccatagcactctactgagggcaacatagtgagactctgcctaaaaaaaaaaaaaaaaggcaaacagagAGCTGGGGTGCAGATTTCAGACAGTATAAAATTTCAGCCTGCTTTATGTAGGAGCAGGTGACTAGTCAAGtatttctaaaagaaagagaGTGGGCCATTGCATGGTGTCTGGCACTGTGGAGACTGCTATGGACAGATTCATTGGAGAAGTAAAGATGAAAGACTGGTTGAGGGCAACAAGAGAACCAGAGAGAACAAGAACAATTGTCCAGATGCTTTGCTATGTTGGGAGCAGAGAAatggtgggaggtgggagtgGATGTGGAATTAAGGAGAGGGATTTTGCAAATCTATCTACCTCTTTTGGTAATTGCTATTAAAATATGTTTGTATGGTTGTGGGAATGATCTTgcaaaaaggaagaaactgatgagtcaggagaaaggagaaatttctggaaaaatgTCCTTGAGTATGGTGAAGGGCTTAGATCCAGTGCAAAAATGAAGGGGATAGCCATGGTTTGGAGACTAAGCAGATCATTCATGGGAAATAGGAGAGAAGGCAGAATGTGGGGGTATTGATTTAGGAGAGTTTAAAGAGACGGTGGCACTTCTTTTCAgattgtttttgtatttcttttgtctaaatgaaatagaaagccAGGGAAGGGAATGTGTTAGAGGTGTgggcaaagaaaataacaatttggggagaaaggaaaatgagTGGGCCAGGGCTACATGAGATTATTGGTCATGAAAGTAAATTCATACAAGTTAGCACAATTCTCTATTTTTCACTAGCCACAGCTAGCTATGTGGttataagaataaataaagtaaataagcaagaaaattgATTTTACCAGTTGGAGTATTGACAAATGAATACGTAAGTCAGTATGGTAGTaatgagatacacaaaaatcaaatgtaaaatCCGCATGGACTGAAACAAAtcaagccctcccagcaacaccagtaaACCGAGaaaattgaaacttgcacagatgaatcagaaaggaagcTGTCGTTTGTGGTTCTTGGAAGAGAGATAAGGGACCatgacacagtctgtctcaaaattttagtAGTGACCCATGTACAACCAAGATATAACAGCCAGAGTTTTCTGGGTGAATACAAAGTATTTACAATGATGAACAACGCAATGAAACATTGGCAAAAGTTAAAAAAGGGACTACACGAGGGGCAGATGGTCACATAAATCAGGTCCCAATAAGGTTGAAGAGTAATTGGAGTTTGGAGTCCAGACTGCTGAAAGATCAGAGGCTGTGTTCAGAGAGGAAAAGACTTGAGAGCAAGGTTATGAAGAAAGTGCAGCTATTGGTCATTTATGTGTGCATTTCCCACCAAATGACCACAGGTGAGGAGGCCGAGATATGATGGCTGGGGTCCATGGAGCAGTTGGGGACAACTGAACTGAGAGAACATGGAATTAGGAGCTTTATCTAGGAGGATGCTAAAACCACCAAGCCCAAGGCAGGGGGACTGTTGATGAGTTGGTGAGAATGACGGTGATGCAGGTCCAGGCCTTCCAGGGAAAGGAAGATGACTCTAGAGTCTGCAGCTGTCTGCCACAATGCAATATGGCAGCTGGTGCAGACTTACTGGGTTTTTAGGGAAGAAGGATCAGTTATATAGAAGCAATAATGAGGAGCAGAAAGTGCACCCACACCACTATCAGGTACAATGAAACAAGTCTGTGGAACAGGAAACAGCCACCATTTGAGAGGGTTACTGACTTTTTACACGAGATGAGAGTGAAAGTCGTATTGGTAAATTTATTGACAGCAGCAGTATGTCATGTAGTTAAGAGTGTGAGGTCTGGAGACTAATTGTTCATATCCCACTCGTGGTTCCTGTGCTTACTAGCTCTGTGCCATTAATGCCTTAGTGCCTtgtctttttcatctttaaaatggggagaACAGTAATATCTGTCTCAAGGTCTTACTGCTCGGGGGAATGAATACATGTTAAAACACTTAGGCTGACGCCTGTGCACTTTAACAGTATGCAGCCAGTAAATGTTAGCCATGATGATGATTACTCCTTTTCAGTTTGCTTTTGAGGAGTGAAAAAGACTATTAATgttattgcatttttttggcttattttttatttgcctttagGACAGAAAAACAGATGCCTGGCAAAGAATAAGTAAAACTGCTTTCTGCCCAGCTGAGTTTGCTCCGATTTTGTTTGAACATTTGGTCTCCCTATGCTATATATTGGGTTTCTGTAACATCAGGTCTCTGTAATATTAATAAGCCTCAACATATgttatttactaatttttaattatttttcaaattctctgagaaaaaaaattttaaataagggaCCATCTGTTGGATGCCTGGGCCCCTGGCGTCATATTGAATTTTGACCCATAGTTTAAAATAAGTGCCCATGGAGTACATGCTGATCAAAAtgcataattaaataaaaaaatgtcatttttttgtttgttttcagtctctctgtgttgttttaggtgaaatatatttctcatagtcaacctcttccttttctccttccaggTTGAGAGTTTCTGTATCTTATTTAGCTACTTCTCCAGACTTACATTTATCAAAATTGCTGGTCTCTTGAAACTTAATTTTGTCATTATATTTAGGGAGTTTAATTTccataattcctttttatttttcttccttgaccATTCCCCTGAACAATTAAAATTCTTCTGCTTCTAGTCTCTCTCCCCCGCGCCAGTTCCCATACACGGAGCCGCATTCCTTGGCCCGCCCACCCCCTCCCATGGGGCCCCCCTCGGGGAAAAAAATCCATCCCAAATCACTCGAACCCAAGGGAGGCTTGGGGGAGACGAGATTTCAACAGTTCCCTCATCTTCGTCTCCCCCCGAGCCCCtgtttcctcccctcctcccacccccttctgCCGTCGCCGGGTGCAAGGTCCCTTTAAGGCGACGGCGCCTTCCTCGGGTCAGACTACCGGCGGCGACGACCACGggagatggcagccgagtaacagcttccttgcatctgggcaccatgagtctggggagataggactccaggcatctctggctggtgggatctgcctatcatcacccctgagaggatacagggaatcagcgagacacttctggaccccaagaggaggactaaaacagtggaaaaatggcaagtggtcgtgtgtgttcaatccgtctaaacccgcccgcaactgtaagttcagtagcagcgagactgaaaaccagaaaggccttacctgtgaactgttttggtgtctttggacttggcactcaactgatctgccttggggagagcctgagcgggagtgcggcgaactttggcctttgtctagggccccagtctgagccgctgagccagacggagctaatagtgtttggctctgggacacagggagccactgtgagcgatctgccccggcaagctccgccctcagggtcgcagagctggaattgggtgggagctggtaacccagcgaccaagtagcctaagggcggggtctgagccgccttgcagccctaaccctctggggcagagggagaccagttttggcacacagggtaagtggatagccacttcagcagtgattccagcaacaagcacttccctgggaaagcttctgctcagcaagtgaacaagctccaAGTGCCtttaagtgccttttaagtaggctgaagagagatttagggtgtctacctgctggggtttgagaaactagcagcctccagtcctatcagaactgtgattaacatctcataccccagaagacc contains:
- the LOC128590724 gene encoding heterogeneous nuclear ribonucleoproteins C1/C2-like, producing the protein MASNVTNKTDPRSMHSHVFIGNLNTLVVKKSDVEAIFSKYGKIVGCSVHKGFAFVQYVNERNARAAVAGEDGRMIAGQVLDINLAAEPKVNRGKAGVKRSAAEMYGSSFDLDYDFQRDYYDRMYSYPARVPPPPPIARAVVPSKRQRVSGNTSRRGKSGFNSKSGQRGSSSKSGKLKGDDLQAIKKELTQIKQKVDSLLENLEKIEKEQSKQAAVELKNDKSEEEQSSSSLKKDETNVKMESEGGADDSSEEGDLLDDDDNEDRGEDQLELIKDDEKEPEEGEDDRDSANGEDDS